From Woronichinia naegeliana WA131, the proteins below share one genomic window:
- a CDS encoding pentapeptide repeat-containing protein encodes MQNNELLKAYHQGERNFGGLKLQGINLGGADLIEIIFSESNLYGANFLFAYLNRANLSQSNLAGANLSGASLNQADLSGADLRNAMLHGALMQNAILRDSDGTLAILTDANLIGADLRGADLSGAILTGACLRGANMRQEKKSYYTNLQAINLVKADLQGANMKGVDLSRANLSGANLQGTNLRSADLQKADLTNANLKGAFLNDANLSGAKLVGANLINATFVRVRMPYAELMGVNAQGAIMTHVGLSQANLSQANFKLTRMNNADLSRANLSGANFTEAELTEAFLARANLNGANFTEATLLRADLMSANLMGANFKGAMMPDGRIHN; translated from the coding sequence ATGCAAAACAATGAATTGCTCAAGGCCTACCATCAAGGTGAAAGAAACTTTGGAGGGCTAAAACTTCAGGGTATTAACCTCGGTGGAGCCGATTTAATCGAAATTATTTTTTCGGAATCCAATCTCTACGGGGCGAATTTTCTCTTTGCCTATTTGAATCGAGCTAATTTATCCCAGTCCAATCTGGCCGGAGCCAATTTGAGTGGAGCGAGTTTAAACCAAGCCGATTTGAGTGGAGCCGATTTAAGGAATGCTATGCTTCATGGAGCCTTAATGCAAAATGCGATTCTACGAGATAGTGATGGCACCTTGGCAATATTGACGGATGCTAATTTAATTGGAGCCGATTTGCGGGGAGCCGATTTAAGTGGGGCAATTTTGACCGGAGCTTGTCTGCGTGGGGCCAATATGCGTCAGGAAAAGAAAAGTTACTATACTAATTTGCAGGCCATCAACCTTGTCAAAGCTGATTTACAAGGAGCCAATATGAAAGGTGTGGATCTGAGTCGAGCTAATCTGAGTGGAGCCAATCTGCAAGGGACAAATCTGAGGAGTGCCGATCTTCAAAAAGCAGATTTAACTAATGCCAATCTCAAAGGAGCATTTTTAAACGATGCCAATTTATCGGGCGCAAAATTGGTGGGTGCAAACTTAATTAATGCTACCTTTGTTAGAGTTAGAATGCCCTATGCCGAGTTAATGGGAGTGAATGCTCAAGGGGCAATTATGACCCATGTGGGTTTAAGTCAAGCTAATTTGAGTCAGGCGAATTTTAAGTTAACCCGAATGAACAATGCTGATCTGAGCAGGGCTAATCTATCGGGAGCCAATTTCACAGAAGCAGAGTTGACAGAGGCTTTTCTCGCTAGAGCAAATTTAAACGGAGCAAATTTTACCGAGGCGACACTTTTAAGAGCAGATTTAATGAGTGCAAACTTAATGGGAGCTAATTTTAAAGGAGCAATGATGCCCGATGGTAGAATCCATAACTAG